One segment of Schistocerca cancellata isolate TAMUIC-IGC-003103 chromosome 2, iqSchCanc2.1, whole genome shotgun sequence DNA contains the following:
- the LOC126161177 gene encoding uncharacterized protein LOC126161177 yields the protein MKLTSCTRTRQKKLEAKKSKLKPAKVISIMTTQNGDHCKTQILEAGRKDENCCWQENEDEEDEEHEETRERVPLMLENPAKGGLTFNEMQETEVPVCSKTKSEHSHLAIKTGASIGKLSAITQIKLEQYMDQEAESLHIQDLEKEGAQTNEHIRDIQQEEGSSVQHLKKEHINEHRDEDSGDKAEESGEKAKEFGKEDEEDKESETKAVVEDKVENGCATSKLPNNEDSEKVWQENYSGSSGGMETAVAVYLFIYLFICYLSRGSNQYNGLYN from the exons ATGAAGCTGACATCATGTACAAGAACCAGACAGAAGAAGCTAGAAGCTAAGAAATCAAAGCTGAAACCAGCCAAAGTGATATCAATCATGACAACACAAAATGGA GATCATTGCAAAACCCAAATTTTAGAGGCAGGAAGAAAGGATGAAAACTGCTGCTGGCAGGAAAATGAGGATGAGGAGGATGAAGAGCATGAGGAAACAAGAGAAAGGGTCCCCTTAATGTTGGAGAATCCAGCAAAGGGAGGATTAACTTTCAATGAAATGCAGGAAACAGAAGTGCCAGTTTGCAGTAAGACCAAATCAGAGCACAGTCATCTTGCCATCAAAACAGGAGCTAGCATTGGAAAATTAAGTGCCATCACTCAAATCAAGCTGGAGCAATATATGGATCAG GAAGCAGAGTCATTGCATATCCAAGATTTAGAGAAAGAAGGAGCACAGACAAATGAACATATAAGAGATATCCAACAAGAAGAAGGAAGTTCTGTACAACACCTGAA GAAGGAACACATAAATGAGCATAGAGATGAAGACAGTGGGGACAAGGCAGAAGAATCAGGGGAGAAAGCCAAGGAATTTGGGAAAGAGGATGAAGAAGACAAGGAGAGTGAGACTAAAGCAGTTGTTGAAGACAAAGTGGAAAATGGC tGTGCAACAAGCAAATtgcccaacaatgaagacagtgagaaagtgTGGCaagaaaattatagtggctcaagtgggggcatggagacTGCTgtagctgtttatttatttatttatttatttatttgttatttgtcccgtggatcaaatcagtacaatggcttgtacaactga